The Arachis ipaensis cultivar K30076 chromosome B10, Araip1.1, whole genome shotgun sequence DNA window acgttgaagaagaagaagaaaaagatgaccAAGGCGGTGGTGGCGATGACAGCGATGACGATGACGACCGCAATAACAACAATGAAGTTGACAAAAGAAGAAcgaaggaaaaggaaaagaaaaaaataaaaagaagtagcAGCAACACCTACATAGGAAGAAGAAGCACGTGACCAATTTGATTGaagaattaatttaaaaaaatttagacatCTAATTTCATTATCTTTTTAATTAGCATACTTAgccaatttaaataaataactagTGGTTTGTTTAAATAAAATggatttgtctttttctttttaaccttGGTATGAAAATAAATGTGAGTTTTTACCTTAAAGCTTTTTTACCTGAATCAACCcacttttgtctttttttttagtcactttttttttttaatttttttagtttcttttttttaaccaaaacaataaataattttcttaaaatattgGAAATGcattatcttaatttttttcttcatttATTTTGTTAAGTGTGCTCTCTCgtcatatattttttaaatagaagtaaaagaaaatatataaaaaaagatattaaatGATGAAATATCACATTTGACTAAACAATTGAGGAAAATAAATTAAGATAATTCATTCCCATAAAAGCTATGCTATACGATTATGAACATACATAACCATGAATTCTTTCTGGGGACACATTTTCACAATCTTCTGACTATAGAGCCTATGAAGCCCATATGCTCAGCCTCTAGGCATTACGCAGCAACAATACAAACATAAATAGGAAACAATATTCCACAAAATCTTTGCTCAATTATGTCAAAATTTTGAGCTAACTTTACGCATCCTAATTAATTAAGCTTAGTTGCAATATTACGTTAGCTGGCTACAATGTACTGTAAACATGTCTTAATTTGTAGTGAGCCGAATTTAGTAGATTCAGATCAAATTCAGGCAGCATTGGTTAACACTAAAATAATCATACATTATATTATTGTTTCGGGAGTGTATATAAAAAGTTCTTAGTGAAGATTTTTCTACAAGTTTAGTGCAATAGATGCCACAAATGAGACCACGACCCATCCCAATATGAAGTATCCAACTAGTCTCGTTGGTTGGACATTCTCTGGTTCCTgtgataaataaattaataattaaggatAACAATTAATTCGGTCAGTGAAGAGGAAAccatgttatttatttattgggttaatagttaaattagtcCTTGAAAGATGAGACGATTTTTAAATTCGTCcctaaaaaattttttcaattaaattggtCCTTCAAAAATTACGAATTAATCATATCTGTCTTTCAGTTATTCTACTCACAATTTTTGAGATTGTTGATATGAAATGTTAACTGATAGAATACATGACACATAACATGTTCAATTAGAGGTTGACAACATATGTTTACGAAAATCTATTAATTTAGTCCGTAGGTCATATTAGGAATAGAATTTTTGTAATCGaaaaaaatgactaaattaataaattttcataaatatatttgaTCAATATCTAATTAGACATATCaggtattatatatgttatcaatTATCATTTTACAATATcaatttttgaagaaaatggtTAATGGAGTGACTGGatgataaatataattaatttgcaATCTTTAAATGactaatttgattgaaaaaatctttctttcaagactaatttgactattaacccttTTATTACCTGTGCTGGAGGTTCTTCTTTTGAAGTGAGTGTAGTTTTGTCAACCTCGTAGGGCCAAATGTAAGTGTCTGCACTCTCCGCTCTGGCCAAGCTCCAATCATATATTCTTCTTTCATCTACCGTTGATAGGATCCTGAATGATTCCTGTACATAATACCATGCAATTAAATCATCACTCTATAATGCCACTCAAATATGTatgaatataaatatttattttggaTAATCATTCTTGCTATCAATATAAAACGTAGTTATTTTTTGATGATGCAGTATTATGTGATTTGATGCATGTATAGAAACTGTTTCATACTGAGAGTGCATATCTGACCTTGACAAGTTCCAATTTCTTGTTAAATTCGTCTTCCTCTAGACCTTGGCCCTCCAGTTCCTGAACCTTGTTCTTGTATGCAACTACAACCTGTCAAGTCTCATGAAGATTTAAAGACAcatacaaattaattaaaaaaaaaaaacaaggtgGCCGGTGATTCTTAATTAATTCACCTTGTCAATTGGAAAATCTCTAGGAATGCCAAGTCTACCGTAATGATCTGCGTCTGTAATTGCTGCACTCCTAAACTATCTCCCTCAATTAAATGTACTTTTTTAAAGAgagcaataaaattaaaattattattagcaAGATCCACTTACGTATGCCACGGAGAGCACGTTCAACGTTAAGAGCAGAGATTAAAGACTCTGATTCTTTAGGAACTTCAATGGAACTCTCTTCTGTCTCTGCATCAACTTGCTCTGTGGCACTGATCTCTGCAGAGACATCGTTGGAACTAGTTCTCACGATGCAACATCTGCATCTGCGCGGTTTCAATAATGTGAAActtattatgcttttctgtgtTTGGTTGGTTGGAATAATAATGTTACTGCGAATGCATACGGTGGCGCTGGAGGTGGTTGACACGGCCATTGCCTTCAACCTTCAACCTTTAACCTGAGCTAAAATTTCTGTTTAGATCTTTTATAGtttgtttttattaaattaaatcaaattggGGAGGAGATTGGATAAGGCAAGTGTTCTGTACCATGAACGAGTTATCTCTTAGATACCActacaaaaatatattattaaataaatCCAAACTAACTTTACTATCAACAAAGTCGTTGTAGTATAGTGGTGAGTATTCCCGCCTGTCACGCGGGTGACCCGGgttcgatccccggcaacggcgttttaacaaatttttattctttctcaattttttttaccgTGGATACGAGTACAATGGTGGAAAAGAAATTCTTTTCATAACTAACGATCCAAAATCATAGTTTTATAACCAAACGTACAAGTAAAATTGCTAATTAGAAACACACAAACaccaacatcatcatcattatctctTGAGTGGACTTGTATTTGATTCAACATGGCTAACATGAACAGCTTGTGGAAGAAGGTTGTATCTGATATCTAGCTCTTCTAATATCTTCTTCAATTCAATCACTAGTTCAGTTCTTCGCTTGTTCTTCTCCCCAAACTCTTGAAAGTTCATTGTGTGCACCACATACACACCCATCTTAATCTTGTTCACATTCTCAATCTCCTTCACTACTAACCCGTGATTAGGATGCCAGTATTGTGGATTCCTCTCCAAGTACCTGATTCAAAATGATATTATTATGTCACATCAGAATCTCATGAATCTACTCATTTACATTTTCAAGAGGAAATCATTATCTTACctctttatcttttctttcaGTGCACCGATCTTCTCTGCTGGCGTCGAAAAATCGATGGCAAATTCTACTCCATCACCCATATCCGGGCTTCTATAATAATTGCTAATTGGTTTCATGGCAAGGACTGAGTTTGGATAGTACACCTTTTCATTATTCAGCTTCAAGAACACTGTTGTCAGTATGTTCATTTCTTCAACCAATAACTGCAAGAGTATCAGATCAGAAGGCATGAGTAATAATTAATAGTATCTAATTCATTTGTCAAATGAAACGAAATTCGGCCTCTATAAATTACCTCCACACCATCTACAACACATCGGTCACCAACATCAAATGGATGCATCACAAACACGAAGATGATAGCTTCAAAAATGTTCTTGCATGTATTTCCAAACATGAAAGCGGCAAGTACTAGCTGCGAAGAGAGGAAAACAAGTACTTTTGTTGTTGCAATCTCCATCAGTAGAagccaaattactatggtcacaACCACTAGGATCCCTGTCACAAGTTTGTTCAATTGTCTTACGGCTGTTTTCGTATCACTTAAGGCATGTGCCAATGCTTTTCGTTCTTGATATACCTTCAACTGATGAACAATAAACATTTCAAACATTATGAAGTGAAATTGCTTTTGGTTGTAAAGTGAAATATTTTccaattaaacaagaaaaattttCAGATGCACAAAATTAGAAGTCCTTACCACCCAATCTGCTaatgactttctagtaatttgcCCTGTCTCTGCTTGTGCCAATTGAGGATATACTAAATCAACTTCTTCCTTGATCATAAACCTCCTCAGTTCATACTCATCAATATACCTATTCATAAGTGGAGAACTCTTTAGGAGCAGCAAGAGAGGCAAGTACCAAAAATTGGAGAACAAATACTATTTCAGAAAAATATAAGTGAAAATGCATATTTTATACTTACGTGCAACCGGGGGCAGCAACATTCCTGAAGATGAGATAGGCGGCAGCAGTGGCTTCCATCTCATTTGTAATCTCTTTATCAGTTTGCTCAGTCACTCCATCGTCGAAACTTTCGTCTAGTGAATTAGAGATCGTGGACAGACCTGAATTTGTCACAGCATCTATCAAATTCTTCATAGTCCAGGCTGAAACTTTCTCTTGTTTCATCTTATGAAGCTTTGCCATATCAATAACCTCTTTCTTTGTGCCACCTTTACCTGTTGTACTTTTGAAACTAAATTGACCAATACTTAATGATCCCCCAACCTTCTCAGCTTCTTCTATAAGCGGAGGCCCAGACAGAGTCTGCAAAATGTACTGATGGAATATCGATTCTTGAATCCGATCAAAGAAAGACTTGACATGGAAATTCGATGCCAAAATCTTCAGCAGCAATGTCTTTATCAACCACAAGAATGCTCCAATTAGAAGGGAAAGAAGAGTCCATGTCACTCCATCCAAGATTTTCGAGGCTAATTTAGATCGCGCCACGCCACGATTGATTAGTAGCACCCATGTGAGAAGAACTAAACCGAGCCAAATGAAGACCTGAACAGATTTCTTCAGTCCATGGACAAAATAGAGCACCTTTTTCCTCAACAGAAAGTTCATCTCAATCAAGAAAACAACAATGTGCATAAACCATCTTGTAACTAACATGCCACAAAATGTCACCAACACAAGAACGCACCATCTCCAAATCCCCAACCCCCAAATCATCGTCGCCCTGAGCTTTTCAACTGTCAAGCTAGCTATCAAGGTACCAGCAAGGCACACAAACACAACGCATTCAATCAAAACCATAGTGGTCACTCTCTTACGCTTCTCTTTACTCAATTCAACTTTCTTGTAAATGATTTCATCCTCATCCTCCCCGGCAGGACCGGGAGACGCCATCAAAGGCGTCTTGGGAGTCACGGAAGTGATGGAAACTGTTCTATTAACAGTCCCAGGTTTGTTATTAGGCGATGATGCTTTGAATGAGGTCCTATACGGTGAGTTACCAGCTAACTGTTCTTGCAAAGTTGAAATGCCATTAACATTACTGTCATCTAAAACAGAACCATCAATGGGATAAGGCTGTTCACCAAACCTTGATTTGGGTTTGGAATACACTGACCTTGAAAGTGATTTCCTTCTGACAAGGTTTGCATTTGAATTGGGAATTCTTGGGGGCTTGTTAGGGCTTGGCATGAACCTTATTTCAGGGGAAGCACAGTTCAAAGGTGGTGACTTTGAGGTTCCATACACTGAAGCAGCATCATTGTTGTCGTTGTTGTGCATTGTGAGAGGGGAGTCAACTCTACTGCTATGCTTTGGTGTCAAAGATTCAGTAACCCCTTTGGAATCTTGGCTCTCGCTTGGAATCGCAACCACCACTTCTGTTGTTTGCTTCTCCCACATGCTTATTTCACCGCCTTTTGGAGGACCTTGTTGCTTACTGCTGTTGTTATTATTAGCATCCATGGACCCTATtctcatcaacaacaatgaaaaagGCTTTGGTGCAAATTAATAAACTTGCTTATCAAAACTGTGTAACATATTTCATGATCCCCAAGTAACAGAGGAAACTGAAAAACAGAGTATTCTAAATgcttgagttttttttttattatttctattttctttagaAATAACGAAATTAGGAAAGTGATCAAGtgaaagtgaggagagagagatgaaataaaaatagttaaaagTTGAAAAGGAGATTAAGAATTTCAGCACCGACTTTTGAATTTGAGTGAAGAGATTGAGACTTTCTGAGTTGACATGTATGAAGTATGAACTATGAAGTCAAATAACAAGAGCTACGCTTTGTGAGAGAGAAAACAGAGGAAGGAGAAAATGAATGGAAGGAGAAGAGAGCAGAGAAGAATGTGAAACGGGAGTGGAGGGATAGAGTGGCTTTGCATCCCGACTCAATGGATGAAGCAGCAGCGgcaagaagacgaagaagaaaaaCTCAGCAAGCAACAGCTAATAAAGTAATGGCACTTACTTTCCGCTCAACCAAATCTTTTTAATATTAGTATTAGGATTTCCATGATCATCATAAtccattctattttaatttcaaaccTTAGACTTCTTATTTCCCATTTTCTATCTCCCTTTTAAAACTCAGATCTTAATAAAAAAGCTATCTTACGAACTTGCATACAATATTTTGATATTGGGCAAGGCCGAAATGTATGACCTTATTAcacattatttatatttattaaaaagaaaatCTTTTTGTGAGCATGCTTAAGATAAAATAACCCGATATAATCCTTATCAATAACCACAAAAGTGACTCTAAATTATTAAGAGGGACACCTCCCTTGTCAAATTTCGAGACCCATGTCAGTGGTGTCTCCACTATGCTGCTTTTTTAACCCTATCATTGCCGTATTTATTGGAAAAATCATCCTCTGTGCTTGAAATCTAGCTGGGTTATGAACTTCTGATCAATAACCATTCTAGAAACTTCATTTCTCAATTCTATTTAGGAACCATTGAGTGAaacatttatatattttattttgtcccctttatggCAACTCAAGTAGCCACAGCCAAGGCCATCCACCAGTGGCATCTTAATTATTTGGTTATTGACATTATGGACTGTATTATTCCACCTGCACATGCTTAAGAAAAATTATTAGTTGATTAAGAATTTGCCAAAGAATTAATCGTTTTAAATTAGCAATAAACCAATAAAGTAgtggataaaaaattaaaatgaggggaaaataatttaaaagaaaaataaatattggttgagtttttgtaaaaaaaaaataggttctaattttttaaaaaaagttacttAAATGGTTTAAATTGATATAGAAAAGGGATTCTGCtaagaaattaatttttcttttaattaacaaCGAGTcaacaaaatagaaaacaaaCAGATATTAAAAGAGAATAAGAAAAAACTAAATATTATTttgttattgaaaaaaaaaagatttatttcGGTTTCAATGTTTAATGAGAACAACTAGGAACCAAAAGCATATCAGCCAAAAATCAGTCAAAATGTGTTTGGGTTCCATGAAAAATAATGTTGGATAATTTTTATAGTATATGTAACTTGGTGCTTaccttattttttataattttaagtatatggaaccaaaaggTAATCagccaaaaaataaacaaaaccgtttaattagaatcactttttgaataatatgtttgaaaactgctcctAAAATCACACAAACCAAAACCCGATTTTTCATGGATAGAACACAAACCAAAACCCGACATTTTGACTGATTTTTTGCTGATATGCTTTTGGTTTTCTCTTGTCCTAATGTCATGCGAGTATAACTGGATTCAACAAAGATACGCAGCAAAAAGTTCCTAATGTCATGCGAGATACGCAGCAAAAAGTGACAAACATCGCCACGGTGGAGaataaatgaataataattactaatgAGTACGATTGTTAGATCTACAGATAATATTACTGAATCCCATCGCCCCAACCACCCCTCAACTCCCACTACTTCACATATTTCTCTAATGACAAGCTGGACTGACATACATTATTTATAATTAACATAGCTTTTGAGGGTGCGAGTAATAGTTGCGAATGATGGCCTTTTAGATGGATTTCCGTCCCAACAAAGGCATATAAGATCAATGAGTTCCTCCACTTGCACTTGGTCATGGTGATCATCACCATCATTTTCATTCCCTAATGATGTTGATGATGCAAGCATTGGCCTCAGCTTACCTTCCACTACTTCCATTGCAATCTAATTACAAAAGTATATAATATTTCTAATTAAATTGATGATAAATTAACTGTACAAAGTAATAGTAAGTGGTGATGATGATATATACCTTGGCGGGACCAAAATCTGTCTCAACGAAGGGGTATTTTCCTGTTAGAAGCTCGTTGAGTATGACACCGAAACTGTACACATCACATTTTTCATTATAAGGCTCACATTTTATCACTTCAGGTGCCATATACACGTATGTTCCTGTTTCTCCAGTGAGAGCCATTTCATGGTCATCCAAGAAGCGAGCATGTCCGAAATCAGCAACACGAACATGCATGGCGTCGTCCAAGAAAATGTTACTAGGCTTCAAGTCACGGTGAATGAGCTTTGGCTTCTGCTCATGGAGATACTGCATGCCCTGTGCGATCTCCAATGCCTTGCTCACTCTTTCTTTCAACGGAGGAAGTGGCACGCCTCTTCCCTTTCGCCTGCTGCCGGAGCCGTGCAGCCACTCTTTCAGGGTGCTGCTAAGATACTCCGTCACCACCCACGCGTGATGAGGTGGCTCAAGGCATGCGCCCATTAGGTGGAGAACGAAACGGTTGCGCTGCTTCGATAGGGTTTCTACCTCCTGAGCGAAGAATGCGACGCCGTTTGCATTTGTGTTGAAGAATTCCGATGTTATGCACTTCACTGCCACGTCACATCCGCGCCATGTTCCTCTGTGAATCACTGCGGTGGTTCCTTGCCCTATTTTCTCTTCCAACTGAATCTGTTCAATCATGTCTAATAAATGAGATATATAAaacattattttaaaaaaaaaaaagtgaaaactcAGTGTCAACTGTATTTATATAAAGTTGGATAATTGAAAACTGTAAATAGTAATTtaatcaaatcttttaaattatgtaaaaaaatttaactattaattttacgTGAAGAAAACAATGAGTACTTAGTGAGTACTAACTACTAACCTCGGTTGGATGAATATACCATCCA harbors:
- the LOC107624396 gene encoding NAD(P)H-quinone oxidoreductase subunit U, chloroplastic, which codes for MAVSTTSSATVCIRSNIIIPTNQTQKSIISFTLLKPRRCRCCIVRTSSNDVSAEISATEQVDAETEESSIEVPKESESLISALNVERALRGIPITDADHYGRLGIPRDFPIDKVVVAYKNKVQELEGQGLEEDEFNKKLELVKESFRILSTVDERRIYDWSLARAESADTYIWPYEVDKTTLTSKEEPPAQEPENVQPTRLVGYFILGWVVVSFVASIALNL
- the LOC107623700 gene encoding mechanosensitive ion channel protein 10 → MRIGSMDANNNNSSKQQGPPKGGEISMWEKQTTEVVVAIPSESQDSKGVTESLTPKHSSRVDSPLTMHNNDNNDAASVYGTSKSPPLNCASPEIRFMPSPNKPPRIPNSNANLVRRKSLSRSVYSKPKSRFGEQPYPIDGSVLDDSNVNGISTLQEQLAGNSPYRTSFKASSPNNKPGTVNRTVSITSVTPKTPLMASPGPAGEDEDEIIYKKVELSKEKRKRVTTMVLIECVVFVCLAGTLIASLTVEKLRATMIWGLGIWRWCVLVLVTFCGMLVTRWFMHIVVFLIEMNFLLRKKVLYFVHGLKKSVQVFIWLGLVLLTWVLLINRGVARSKLASKILDGVTWTLLSLLIGAFLWLIKTLLLKILASNFHVKSFFDRIQESIFHQYILQTLSGPPLIEEAEKVGGSLSIGQFSFKSTTGKGGTKKEVIDMAKLHKMKQEKVSAWTMKNLIDAVTNSGLSTISNSLDESFDDGVTEQTDKEITNEMEATAAAYLIFRNVAAPGCTYIDEYELRRFMIKEEVDLVYPQLAQAETGQITRKSLADWVLKVYQERKALAHALSDTKTAVRQLNKLVTGILVVVTIVIWLLLMEIATTKVLVFLSSQLVLAAFMFGNTCKNIFEAIIFVFVMHPFDVGDRCVVDGVELLVEEMNILTTVFLKLNNEKVYYPNSVLAMKPISNYYRSPDMGDGVEFAIDFSTPAEKIGALKEKIKRYLERNPQYWHPNHGLVVKEIENVNKIKMGVYVVHTMNFQEFGEKNKRRTELVIELKKILEELDIRYNLLPQAVHVSHVESNTSPLKR
- the LOC107620871 gene encoding serine/threonine-protein kinase HT1-like; the protein is MSSPTIQSRQSSKAVRQEPPRVDSGGCCRRVRTAESTTSPLDLQQRYDRLDAKAAGLEKEVQRQTELRAMYRKRMERTQDYLRYCLQVAQEKGILGLIVQNKGEFQQAINSTPPIPPIPTPPPHHPNLATIIHEAKIAGWYIHPTEIQLEEKIGQGTTAVIHRGTWRGCDVAVKCITSEFFNTNANGVAFFAQEVETLSKQRNRFVLHLMGACLEPPHHAWVVTEYLSSTLKEWLHGSGSRRKGRGVPLPPLKERVSKALEIAQGMQYLHEQKPKLIHRDLKPSNIFLDDAMHVRVADFGHARFLDDHEMALTGETGTYVYMAPEVIKCEPYNEKCDVYSFGVILNELLTGKYPFVETDFGPAKIAMEVVEGKLRPMLASSTSLGNENDGDDHHDQVQVEELIDLICLCWDGNPSKRPSFATITRTLKSYVNYK